A region of Coraliomargarita sinensis DNA encodes the following proteins:
- a CDS encoding four helix bundle protein — translation MGQFRFEDLKIWQRACDVGDELCNVADELEKKRLYRFAEQMRGAAVSISNNIAEGSGSTSKAEFKNFLNYARRSVFECASMTAFFARKGYIDDDVRNNRLRELDEVSKMITKFSRSL, via the coding sequence CAGCGGGCTTGTGACGTTGGCGACGAGCTCTGCAACGTCGCGGATGAGCTGGAGAAGAAACGGCTGTATCGTTTTGCGGAACAAATGCGCGGCGCCGCGGTTAGCATTTCTAACAACATCGCCGAAGGCTCTGGTAGCACATCAAAAGCTGAGTTTAAGAACTTTCTAAATTACGCCCGCCGCTCGGTTTTTGAATGCGCAAGTATGACCGCATTTTTTGCTCGGAAAGGCTATATCGACGATGACGTGCGAAATAATCGACTTCGTGAACTTGACGAAGTGTCTAAAATGATAACGAAATTCAGTCGTTCTCTGTAG